The Carassius carassius chromosome 9, fCarCar2.1, whole genome shotgun sequence genome includes a region encoding these proteins:
- the LOC132148794 gene encoding galectin-3-binding protein A-like, translating into MYLLWPLLFLHVSAARLSLFDDGLKHAKQEGRVRLVGDQPSSGRVEVYHDGQWGTVCDDDWDMAEAQVVCRQLGFPGAKSFTLGGRYGEGSGKIWLDDMKCKGSESSLSECSFKDWGVTDCSHKEDAGVVCETGTNITSNRQFSVDNSLGLSDDLGLLFDSGDGCDFRIKVKDIGEESELTFCVHRMILVFYPELNIRNGSRNLTVDVSQTCHPHVSAFLRYLYTRQIDVSVTSAQCLHQLAFTFGVKKLMEDVGRAFTSLIPEDNTFQTQVSMFEYGVRTGDLVLQENVLQYLSWNCEFLISSPVWSTVSFHMMDALLQRSDLVVKDEAFLLEALERWIQDKGDEMSSDQQASLLNQIRFLLIPVDKLYEMQFSSSVLHQNHEKLYLTGLLRGFQFNALPFSKIRKQMYNMSSEYLPRIYTGDEWSVIFNATTVKYPRYEYRNGYNMEYNYNRGYGQNNRMQSFSTPAHPSALYREQKVFWQAQVFLSRQECSNYGIPCYSFPVARITASSNQNLYTSTIRYSNRLILTCKNENNVFQVQDFKNSMAVIPNNSSMGLPNPCPDDYSFRFVVRPEYI; encoded by the exons ATGTACCTTCTGTGGCCTCTACTGTTTCTGCACGTTTCAGCAGCGCGTCTGAGCTTGTTTG ATGACGGACTAAAGCATGCAAAACAAGAGGGAAGAGTGCGACTGGTGGGAGATCAGCCCTCATCTGGTCGTGTGGAGGTCTACCATGATGGACAGTGGGGTACAGTTTGTGATGATGACTGGGACATGGCTGAAGCACAAGTGGTGTGTCGTCAGCTGGGTTTTCCTGGAGCAAAATCATTTACGCTTGGAGGACGTTATGGTGAAG gCTCTGGTAAAATTTGGCTGGATGATATGAAATGTAAAGGCTCGGAGAGCTCTTTGTCTGAATGCAGCTTCAAAGACTGGGGTGTTACTGACTGCTCACATAAAGAGGATGCAGGGGTGGTCTGTGAGACTG GTACAAACATAACCAGCAATCGTCAGTTCTCTGTGGATAACAGTCTGGGTCTGTCTGATGATCTTGGTCTTCTGTTTGACAGTGGAGATGGTTGTGATTTCAGAATTAAAGTAAAAGACATCGGTGAAGAGTCAGAATTGACTTTTTGTGTGCACAGAATGATCCTCGTGTTTTATCCAGAACTAAACATAAGAAATGGCTCTAGAAACCTCACAGTAGATGTCAGCCAGACCTGCCACCCTCATGTCTCTGCGTTTCTCAG GTATTTGTACACACGTCAGATTGATGTTTCCGTCACATCAGCTCAATGTCTGCATCAGCTGGCGTTTACCTTTGGAGTGAAGAAGCTTATGGAGGATGTCGGCAGGGCCTTCACTTCACTCATCCCTGAAGACAACACTTTCCAAACACAGGTATCCATGTTCGAGTATGGCGTCCGCACAGGTGACCTTGTCCTGCAGGAGAACGTCCTTCAGTATCTTTCCTGGAACTGTGAGTTCCTCATaagctctccagtgtggagcaCCGTCTCCTTTCACATGATGGACGCTTTGCTGCAGCGCTCAGACCTGGTTGTGAAGGATGAAGCTTTTCTTCTTGAAGCTCTGGAGAGATGGATCCAAGACAAAGGTGATGAGATGAGCTCAGACCAACAGGCCAGTCTCCTGAACCAGATCCGCTTCCTCTTGATCCCAGTGGACAAACTGTACGAAATGCAGTTTTCCTCAAGCGTTCTCCATCAGAATCATGAGAAACTGTACCTAACAGGTCTGCTCAGGGGTTTCCAGTTCAATGCTCTGCCCTTCTCTAAGATCAGAAAGCAAATGTATAACATGAGTAGTGAGTATCTACCCAGAATCTACACTGGAGATGAGTGGAGCGTAATTTTTAATGCAACCACTGTCAAATACCCACGCTATGAATACAGAAATGGTTATAATATGGAGTATAACTATAACCGCGGGTATGGTCAGAATAACAGAATGCAATCCTTCTCCACTCCAGCACACCCTAGTGCTCTTTACAGAGAACAAAAGGTCTTTTGGCAAGCCCAGGTGTTTCTTAGTAGACAGGAGTGCTCTAATTATGGTATTCCATGTTATTCATTTCCTGTTGCAAGAATTACTGCAAGTAGTAATCAGAACCTGTACACTAGCACCATTCGCTACAGCAACAGGTTGATTCTCACCTGTAAGAATGAAAACAATGTCTTTCAAGTCCAAGATTTCAAAAACAGCATGGCTGTGATTCCAAATAACAGCAGTATGGGTCTGCCGAACCCCTGTCCTGACGACTACAGTTTCAGATTTGTAGTGCGTCCAGAGTATATCTGA
- the cant1a gene encoding soluble calcium-activated nucleotidase 1, translating into MPVSPGYARLNQNEPMNSLRISVGGLPMLASMTNTTDSRFRIKWKAIVVIASALALVLLIYMQLLPFHPQPRGKYGLRLNHQEVRMEGHYNDTYPLSPPERTTQGTRYRIGVIADLDTNSLSDKKLTWFSYMLKGHLLVSESGDTVTVEWDQDRVVLESHLAEKGRGMELSELVVFNGKLYSVDDRTGVVYNIDGLKAVPWVILPDGDGSVSKGFKAEWLAVKDEHLYVGGLGKEWTTTSGEVLNDNPEWVKVVGFNGDVQHQNWVPMYNALRSAAGISPPGYLIHESAAWSDTLQHWFFLPRRASSERYDETADERRGTNLMLSCSPDFQDIKVRDVGPLNPTHGFSSFKFVPNTDDQIIVALKSEEDAGKIATYIVVFTLDGRILLPETKIGDVKYEGLEFI; encoded by the exons ATGCCTGTTTCTCCAGGCTATGCACGTCTTAACCAAAATGAGCCTATGAACTCTTTGCGCATCTCTGTTGGAGGGCTCCCGATGCTGGCTTCCATGACTAACACCACCGACTCCCGCTTCCGCATCAAATGGAAAGCCATTGTGGTGATAGCGTCAGCACTAGCCCTCGTCCTCCTCATCTACATGCAACTTTTGCCCTTTCACCCTCAACCCAGAGGCAAATATGGTTTGAGGTTAAACCATCAGGAGGTGAGAATGGAGGGCCATTACAATGACACATACCCCCTCAGTCCACCAGAGCGCACCACACAGGGCACACGCTACCGTATAGGGGTCATCGCTGACCTGGACACGAACTCACTCAGTGACAAGAAGCTGACCTGGTTTAGCTACATGCTGAAGGGCCACCTCCTGGTGTCGGAGAGTGGAGATACAGTGACGGTTGAATGGGATCAGGACAGGGTGGTCTTGGAAAGCCACCTGGCAGAGAAGGGGCGGGGCATGGAGCTCTCTGAATTAGTGGTGTTTAATGGCAAACTGTACAGCGTTGATGATCGTACGGGTGTTGTATATAACATAGATGGACTCAAGGCAGTGCCCTGGGTCATACTGCCAGATGGGGATGGCTCTGTGTCAAAAG GGTTTAAGGCTGAGTGGCTTGCAGTGAAGGACGAACACTTGTATGTGGGGGGTTTGGGGAAGGAGTGGACCACCACCagtggagaagtgctgaatgacAATCCTGAGTGGGTAAAAGTGGTGGGATTCAACGGAGATGTACAGCACCAGAACTGGGTCCCTATGTACAATGCTCTCCGCAGCGCTGCAGGCATCAGTCCGCCCG GGTACCTTATACACGAGTCTGCAGCTTGGAGCGACACATTGCAGCACTGGTTCTTCCTGCCACGACGTGCTAGCAGCGAGCGATACGATGAGACCGCAGATGAGCGAAGGGGCACCAATCTAATGCTCAGCTGCTCCCCAGACTTCCAGGACATTAAAGTGAGAGATGTTGGGCCCCTGAACCCTACACATGGCTTTTCATCATTCAAGTTTGTCCCTAACACAGATGATCAGATTATTGTTGCTCTAAAATCTGAGGAGGATGCTGGGAAAATCGCCACTTACATTGTGGTGTTCACCCTAGATGGCAGAATCCTGCTTCCTGAAACCAAGATTGGGGACGTGAAGTATGAGGGACTTGAATTCATTTAG